The Christiangramia salexigens genome includes the window TCAAGAATGCGATGTTGAGAAGTTTTTGAAGGTTAGTACCGTTATAGGTTCTAATGTTGGTATCTGTGCGATCTGGTGTTAGGATATCATATCGCTTCTCCCATATCCTTATGGTGTGCGCCTTGATTCCACTTAGATTTTCAAGATCCTTAATGCTGAATGTTTGCTTAATGTGTTCCATATTATTTTGAACAAGTTAAACAAATCTAAAGAATAAAATGCTTTGGTGGAATATTTAAAATGTTAAAATGTTTAACTTGTAAGTTAAAAAGATAAACAAAACTGAATTTTGAGCAAAAAAAAGAATAGATAAGAATCTATTCAGCGAAAAAAAAGGAGTTATGTAAGTGCCCGAGGCGGGAGTCGAACCCGCACGCCCTAATGGACACATGGCCCTCAACCATGCCTGTCTACCAGTTCCAGCACCCGGGCGATAAACTTAAGGATTAGTTCCAGGGCTTATTCAATAAAAATCGGAAACCCGATTAAGAACGTTTCAGTGAATGCTGAAAACAAAATTGATCTGTTTAAATTTTAAGAGTTAGGAACTCCAGGATCAAAATAGTGATCTGGCTGGGGCTCGAACCCAGGACCCTCTCCTTAAAAGGGAGATGCTCTACCAACTGAGCTACCAGATCTAAAACATAATATTATAAGAACTTAAAAAGTGATCTGGCTGGGGCTCGAACCCAGGACCCTCTCCTTAAAAGGGAGATGCTCTACCAACTGAGCTACCAGATCATTAAAATGCTTCCGTCTTTTTGCGAATGCGGGTGCAAATATACACTCATTAATTAATTTATCAAGCCTAAATTGCTATAATTTTATCATAGATTTGCGTTCCACTCATTTTAAGCCAATTAACACATGAATTTTTTTTTATTAGGATATATGGGATCAGGAAAATCCTACATAGGTAAAGAACTTGCCAAAGTCTCAAAACATCAATTTTTGGATCTTGATCGGGAAATTGAGGAAAGAGAAGGATTGAGTATTTCTGAAATCTTTGATAAAAATGGAGAGATCTATTTCAGGAAAGCAGAGAGAAAACTTTTGGAAGAAGTTTTAAACTCTGGTGATTCTAGAGTAATATCCCTTGGTGGTGGAACTCCATGTTATGGAGATAATCTGGAGATCATTAAAAAAAATGAAAATTCTACGACCATCTACCTTAAATTAAAAGTGGAAAATCTTACCGAAAGGCTTTTTAAGGAGAAAGATCACAGACCTCTTATCAGTCATTTGAAGGATAAGGAGAAACTAGAGGAGTTTATTAGAAAACATCTTTTTGAACGAGGTTTTTACTACAACCAGAGTGAACATATCATAAACTGTGATAACAAGTCTAAAGAAGACTTAGTGACAGAGATCATCGATAAGTTAGGATAGTTCCACTCGCCAGTTATCCTTG containing:
- a CDS encoding shikimate kinase gives rise to the protein MNFFLLGYMGSGKSYIGKELAKVSKHQFLDLDREIEEREGLSISEIFDKNGEIYFRKAERKLLEEVLNSGDSRVISLGGGTPCYGDNLEIIKKNENSTTIYLKLKVENLTERLFKEKDHRPLISHLKDKEKLEEFIRKHLFERGFYYNQSEHIINCDNKSKEDLVTEIIDKLG